The Rhodoluna lacicola genome includes the window TCTTGAGCAGGAGATTGATAAATGACAACCTCCATTCGCCATGAAAGCCCACAGGCGGCTTGGGATGCGCTAGTGCGCGGAAACAATCGTTTTGTCACCGGAGCTCCCGCCCACCCTCGCCAAGATATCGAACGCAGAGAAGCTCTTGCTGCCAAGCAAAAACCATTTGCTGCGGTGTTCGGCTGTGCCGATTCTCGTCTTTCGGCTGAAATCATTTTTGACGTGGGACTTGGCGATCTATTTGTGGTTCGTAATGCCGGCCAGGTAATCGCCGAGACGATTATTGGTTCGCTCGAATTATCAGTTGAGGTCTTAGGTGTGCCACTGATTTTGGTGCTTGGCCACGATGAGTGCGGTGCTATTCGTGCAACCATCGATGCAACCGAGGGGACGTTGAGATCCGAGGGTGAATTTATTCACAATCTTGTTGACCGGATTCGTCCAACCGTTACTGCCGCCAATCAGGCTGGCAAGTTCGAGATTGATGACATCACCGAACTCCACGTTCAAGACACAATCAACGAACTTCTAACACGAAGCAAACTTATTTCTGATGCAGTGAAGGCTGGGAAACTTGCCGTTGTGGGCGCAAATTACAAACTTGCACTCGGCGAGATTCACCCAATCGTCATTGTTGGTGACATTAAGTAAATAGAGGCAACGAAAGGCCAATCAGTGGAATACCGCATTGAACACGACACCATGGGTGAAGTAAAGGTTCCAGTTAACGCTCTCTACCGCGCACAGACTCAGCGTGCCGTCGAGAACTTCCCTATATCGGGCACCACTCTTGAGCGTGCCCACATTGCTGCCCTGGCTCAAATCAAAAAAGCCGCAGCCCAGGCGAATGCCAAGCTTGGTGTTCTAGATGGCGAGATTGCCAAGGCGATTGCCGCAGCAGCCGACGAAGTTATCCAGGGAAAGCACGACGCCGAATTCCCAGTGGATATTTTTCAGACCGGGTCGGGAACTTCATCAAACATGAATATGAACGAGGTCCTTGCAACCTTGGCAACCAAAGGCCTTGGAAAAGACGTTCACCCTAATGACCACGTAAACGCATCACAGTCATCAAACGACGTTTTCCCTACCTCCGTTCACGTTGCCGTGACGGCAGCGCTGATTAACGACTTACTGCCATCACTTGACTACCTAGCCAAAGCGCTTGAAGAAAAGCGGGAGCTTTGGAAGAGCGTGGTTAAGGCTGGCCGCACTCACCTGATGGACGCTACTCCGGTAACACTGGGGCAGGAATTCGGCGGCTACGCGGCACAGATTCGCTATGCGATTGAGCGAGTTCAATCAACCATTGGCCGCACAGCTGAGGTTCCGCTTGGTGGCACCGCGGTTGGCACCGGAATCAATACCCCAAAGGGATTCCCGCAAGAAGTAATTCGTCTGCTTGCAGATGAAACCAAGTTGCCGATCACCGAAGCTCGCGACCACTTTGAAGCGCAGGGAGCTCGCGACGGCCTAGTCGAGGCATCGGGAGCTTTACGTGTGCTTGCTGTCTCACTAACCAAGATCAACAATGACCTGCGCTGGATGGGTTCAGGCCCAAACGCTGGACTTGGCGAACTGAGCATTCCTGACCTGCAGCCAGGCTCCTCAATCATGCCGGGCAAGGTAAATCCGGTAATTCCTGAAGCGGTGATGATGGTCTGCGCTCGAGTTATTGGAAATGACGCAACGGTGGCATGGGCCGGGGCAACCGGAAACTTTGAGCTCAACGTAGCAATTCCAGTGATGGGCAACGCTTTACTGGAATCAATCCGTTTGCTCTCAAACTCACTTCGCCTTCTTGCCGACAAGACCATCAAGGGACTAGAGGCAAATGAGGAGCGCGCACGTGCCCTTGCCGAATCAAGTCCGTCAATTGTTACTCCGCTAAATAAGTACATCGGTTATGAAGCCGCGGCCAAGATTGCAAAGCACTCGGTGGCCAAGAGCATCACCGTTAGAGAAGCAACCATTGAGCTTGGCTATGTGGATGGCGAAAAGATAACCATGGAACAACTTGACAAAGCGCTAGACGTGCTTTCGATGACCAGCCCTGGTTTGTAATTCCAATCACACAACCTTGACCCAAGTAATTTGGGATTGAAATGTCAAAACTAATAACTGCAAAGATTGGCGGGCGCTGGCGAGAGGTTCCTCTCTGGGCGACTCGCCTTTCTTTTGAGGTTAGGCCAGTGCCAGGTTTTCAGAACGAGGCTTGGCCGCTCTGGAAGCCCACTTTGTTACTACTTGATCAGGTGTTGGACGATAGAAAGTGGAAATTGAATTGGGTTCGCATTCACTCACACCTGGGCGTAAGCCGCTCCCCAAGGCATTCAATGGCCTGGGTCGATAAAGACACCGACACCATGATGCTTTGCCATTTTGATAAAGACACAATGTTGCATGAGATTGCCCACCTTCCCAAGGATGACGCACATTCCGATGCGTGGGCAAAGCGCCTCTGGGAATTACAAGAAACTTACCTAAATAAAAAAGATGCCCGGGCCGCGCACCTTGAATTAACGCGGTACCTTTCCGGCCGAAGACTCTACATAAAGAAGTTTGGTGAGAAGCCACCAAGATACGTGGACCAAATCAGCATTTGGGTCAGTACAAAACCAACGAGCAAATAGGGGCCGAGGGCAATGCTGCTTTTGAGACTTGACCTGCCTAGCCCAATCAAAACCAAAACCACCAAACTAGCGATGATGAATGCCAAGGCAACCGCCAGTAGTGGCCCCATAAAACTGAACCAGCCCATCGCTAGCGCAATCGCGCTGATTAGTTTTACATCACCCATGCCGAGCGAGGCCCAACGATTTGCAGCCAAACCAATAACGAATGCGGTTGCGCCGGCCACTGCGGCCACGGCCAGGTTCAACCACTGATCGCTAAGTGCAGAGCCGGCAAGTTGCCCAACTATCGAAATCGGAAATGCCGGCAGCACCAAGCGATTGGGTAATCGGTGTTCGGCGATGTCGATCCGCGATAAAGGCCAGGCAACCGACACCAGGTAAATCGCACCGGCCGAAGCTAGCGCAATAGACAGAAGGGATTCAGGATTCATAGCCCAAGGCTATGGAACACGTGAAACCCCTATCGGTGTTATCAACAGGGATTGATTGTTATTCGGCGTCGCCGACCTTTTCCCACATCTTGGCCATGACCCACCACTGGCCATCAAGAAACACGATATTTAGGTAGTCCTGCATGACCCCGCCAAACATCTCTAGCTGCGGCTTTACCAAAGCCAAGGTTGGTGAGATCTGGTCAAACATCAGCACCTTGTCGCGTCGGGTGTTGCCCAACTCGGCAGGTGAGGTTCGATTGGCAACGGCCTCGCGATAGACATCGTATGGTCGAATATTTAGTTCGCCACCCTGCGCCGAGTAAAGGACGCAGTTCTTGTGAAAGACCTTGTCGAAAAGGTCCATATCCTGGAAGTGAAGGACTTCAAAATAGTCCGCGATTAGTTTCTTGATCGCTGGATCTGCCTGTTCAAAATTCATGACAACATGCTATACCCGCGGCCGCAGGAATGACTAGTTGTCGAGCAGATCAGTAACCAGTGCCGCAATTGCCGAGCGTTCTGAGCGCTGCAGGGTTATGTGGGCAAAAAGTTCGTGGTTCTTTAGCGATTCAATTACCGCCGCAACACCGTCGTGACGGCCAACTCTTAGGTTGTCACGCTGGGCTACATCGTGAGTTAGCACCACCTTGGCATTTTGACCAATTCTAGAAAGCACGGTCAACAGGGTGTTGCGCTCAAGCGACTGCGCTTCATCAACGATGACAAAGGCATCGTGCAGCGAACGGCCGCGTATGTGAGTCAGCGGCAAAATCTCTAGCAGGCCGCGGTCAACGATGTGGTCGATAACTTCTTTTGAAACCAAGGGGCCCAGGGTGTCAAAAATTGCCTGGCCCCATGGGTTCATTTTTTCACTCTCGCTTCCGGGTAGGTAGCCGAGCTCTTGCCCACCCACGGCAAAGATTGGGCGGAACACAATAATCTTTTTGTGCTGACGACGCTCTAGCACCGCCTCAAGTGCCGCAAGCAGGGCCATTGCAGACTTACCGGTTCCGGCACGGCCGCCAAGTGAAACGATTCCGATCTCAGGATCTAGCAAAACATCGATAGCCAAGCGCTGTTCGGCTGAGCGCCCGTGCACGCCAAAGACATCGCGATCGCCGCGAACCAACTTGACCTTGCCGCCCTTTTCAACACGGCCAAGTGCGTGACCGCGCTCGGAACTAATCACCAGACCGGTGTTGATTGGCATCGCCGCAACATCTTTGTGCTTGATTAACTCAGTGTCGTATAGATCAGACATCTCATCGGCCGAAAGCGCCAGCTCGGCGATTCCGGTCCAACCTGAATCAACGGCATTGTCGTTGCGATACTCGTCTGCGGCCATACCAAGCGCTGACGCCTTGACGCGCAGCGGAAGGTCCTTGGTTACCAGGGTCACGTCGCGTCCCTCACTAGCCAGGTTGAAGGCAACGGCAAGAATTCGACTGTCGTTGTCGCCCAATTGAAAACCCTTTGGCAGCGTGGTCTGGTCAATGTGGTTTAGCTCGACACGCAGCAGACCGCCATCGCCAACTTCCATTGGAAAATCAAGCCGCTCGTGTTCGATTCTTAGGTCATCCAGGTGACGAAGCGCCTGACGAGCGTAGTAGCCAATCTCTGGGTCGTGGCGCTTTTTTTCGAGCTCATTGATCACGATGATTGGAATAACAACTTCTTGTTCCTTGAACTTGAAGATTGCACGTGGATCTGAAAGCAACACCGATGTGTCGAGGACATACGTCTTGGTACCAATTGAAGCCCTGGGTGGTTTTTTTGCCGAAGTCTTTGCGGTTGAAACTGACGCAGTAGTTGTTGACTTAGGCACCTAGGCTCCTTTGTTTCAGCTTGAGCCAAAACTACGCCTGCTAAATCTCAACTTGAGGGTAAGACACGCCCGAATTCGTGTTCGTTATCTGTTGTTAACTTTTGCACCCCGGGCGCCCGCACAGCTGCGCCCTCAATCCCCAGCAAGTTTGCGAAGCTAGGCGCCAAACCGGCGGTGCCTTGATTCGAAGGCACGGATGGCTCGCAAAAAATCAACCTTGCGAAAGTCCGGCCAGAGTGCTTCCTCAAAGTAGAGCTCGGAGTTTGAGCTTTGCCAAAGCAGAAATCCCGATAGCCGCTGCTCACCCGAGGTTCGAATAATTAGATCTGGATCAGGCTGGCCCCCGGTGTAAAGGTGCTCGGTAATTAGATCAGGGTCCAGCAGCTCGGCAAGCTGTTCGATAGTGGTGCCCTCATCGGAGTGTTTCTTCAAGATGGAGCGCATGGCATCGGCAATTTCTTTGCGACCGCCGTAGCCAACAGCCAAATTGACCTCCGGCTTATTTAATTTTGCAGTGGCGGTCTCGGCGCTTTCTAATTCGGCCAACAATTCACCGGGTAGTGAGGCCCTGTCGCCGACTAGGCGAATCTTCCAACGCTTGCGCTTAGCCATCTCGGTCGCGACGGAGCCAATAATTTTTAGCAAGTCAGCGAGCTCTTTGGACTCTCGCTTAGCGAGGTTGTCGGTGGAGAGCATGTAGAGGGTTACAACCTTGATGCCGATTTCATCGCACCAACCAAGGAAATCAAAAATCTTGTTTGCGCCGGCAGCATGGCCGTGGGCGGCATTTGCGCCCGGGCGACGTTCCGCCCAGCGGCGATTTCCATCCAACATCACCGCAACGTGCTTGGGCAGGTCCGATGGGGCTAGCCCGCGCTCAAGGGAGCGCTCGTAGATTCGGTAAATCAGGTTTCGCACAGGTTAAGGCTACTTCAGGATGGGCAATAGAGTTGCCTTGTGAGCATGCCAATCAGTGAAGGGTTCCGCGAAACCCCACCAGAAGTCAAACCAACCTGGCGCGGCTGGATTCACACCGGTGTACTGCCTCTAGTGATTGCCGGAGGCATAGTTTTGGTGGTCCTGGCTAATGGCATTCCAGCCAAAATTGCAACGGCCGTTTTCTTCGCAAGTTCGCTTTTACTCTTCGGTAATTCGGCTCTGTACCATCGATTCAATTGGAGCCCCAAAGTAAAGGTGACGCTCAAGCGAATCGATCACGCAAATATTTTCTTGCTGATCGCCGGCAGCTACACCCCCATCACCTGGCTTGCTCTGCCTCAAGAAAAAGCAATCCTGCTGATGTCAATCATTTGGGGTTCGGCAATTCTTGGAATATGCTTCAGAGTTTTTTGGCTAGATGCACCACGCTGGCTCTACGTTGCAATCTACATCGCGATGGGTTGGGGAGCCTTCGTCTACGTGGTTGATTTCATGAACGCCAACGCACCAATGATGATTTTGATTTTGGTCGGCGGACTTTGCTACACACTTGGCGCGGTGGTTTACGCACTCAAGAAACCAAATCCCATTCCGGGAGTGTTTGGCTTTCACGAGATTTTCCACTCGTTCACGGTTTTGGCATTCATGTGCCACTGGACCGCTGCGCTACTTATTGCTCTCAGTCCCGCTGCCGGCAGCTTCGGCGTCTAACTTGGCTTGAATCTCTGCCCGATAACGAACTCGGCGAACTCGGCGAACTAGATCAAAGATCAGAAATACGGCGCCCGCAGCCATGCCGAAGGTGGCAATAAAGCCGATGGTGCCCGGGCTGTAAAAGGTGTTTGCCGGGTCTACGGATGGCGATGGAGTTGGAGTGGCGGCCAGCAGTGCTGAAATCAAAGTTTGCATGAGTTAAGTATGTAGCCTTAAAGGTAATGACCTCTGAATCTGAACTTTTGGCCACCCGCTACGGCAAAACCCCAAGCGGTGGCAAAGCTAGCCGTAATCGAATCATCGCGCTTGCGGTGACTTTGATCACACTGTTCCTGGCTTGGGCAATCTGGGTGACCATTGACGGCAGCACGGCCGTGAAGTCTCAGGTGATTGGCTACGAGGTTATCGACGCCGGGCAAACATCGGTGCGCTACAGCGTGGAAAGCCCCTCTGGGCCCGCTATATGCGCTATTCAGGCGCTAAATCAGGGCTATGCCGTTGTGGGCTACAAAGAGGTCGAGGTGACTGCATCGGGTGAATTCGAAACCTTCGTGAATACGACCGAACTGGGCGTTACCGGGCTCGTCGACAAGTGCTGGCTCAAATAAACTAGAGGGATTATGTCTGAAACCCCAGAAGCTACCTGGCTCACCCAAGAGGCCTACGACCGACTCGCAAGCGAGCTGGAGTACCTATTGACTGTTGCCCGCCAAGATATTGCCAAGAAGATTCAAGAGGCTCGCGAAGAGGGCGATCTCAAGGAAAACGGCGGCTACCATGCGGCTAAAGAAGAGCAGGGCAAAATCGAAGCTCGCGCGGCCAGACTCGAAAACATTTTGGCCAACGCGGTGGTTGGCGAAGCCCGCGAGTCAAATGGCGTGGTTGAGCAAGGCACTGTAATCAAACTGACCATGAATGGCAGCGAGATGGAGTTTCTGCTCGGCAGCGCAGAAATCGCCGAAGGTAGCGACATTGAGGTTTACAGCCCGGACTCCCCGATTGGAACCGCAATCATGGGCGCCAAGGTGGGTGACACCGTTTCATTCTTTGCGCCAAACGGTAAAGAGCGCGAAATCAAAATTTTGGAAGTGAAAAACTTCTTAGGTTAAAGAAAATCCCCCGGATTTAATCCGGGGGATTTTAAATTTCTTTATTCTTCGTCAATTCGAGCTTTGAGGCCGGCATCCTGCAGAGCCTTCAGCACTCGCTGGCGGTGGTCGTGACCCGTGGTTTCGACAGACATCTTTAGCTCTACCTCAGAAATTTCAAGTCCCTTGCCGTGACGCGTGTGCAGTACTTCAACCACGTTTCCATGCGCAGAAGCAATCGCCTCGGCAGTCTTCACCAACATACCCGGACGATCCGGAAGCATCACCGAAATAGACGTGTAGCGCTCTGCTGCGGCTAGTCCGTGACCAACCACCTTTTGCAACAGCAACGGGTCGATGTTTCCACCAGAGAGAATCACAACTGTTTTGCCCTTTAGTTTCACAGCGCCTGACATTATTGCGGCGACACCAACTGCTCCGGCTGGTTCAACGACCATCTTTGAACGCTCAAGCAAAACAACTATCGCCTTTGCAATTTCGTCGTCGCTTACGGTGACAACTTTGTCAATGTTTTTCTTGATCAGTTGAAAAGGAATCGCACCCGGCTTGCTGACGGCAATACCGTCGGCAATTGTTCTAGTGATTTGCTGCTCAATTGGGCGACCAAGTTTGAGCGATTGAACGTAGGGCGAAGCATTCTTGGCCTGAACGCCAATGATTTTGATTTTGCGTCCGCGAGCGGCCGCCTTCAGCTTGGCCGAGGTTGCAACACCAGCGGCCAATCCACCACCACCGATAGCCACGATGATGTTATCGACGTCGGCTAGCTCTTCCATGATTTCTAGGCCAACTGTGCCTTGTCCGGCAATCACATCAAGGTGGTCAAACGGCGGAATAAAGATTGCGCCTTTTTTAGCCGAGTACTCCTGCGCCGCCTTGAGCGTCTCGCCGAATACGGCTCCGGTAAGTACCACTTCAGCACCGTAGTTTTCGGTGGCCT containing:
- a CDS encoding carbonic anhydrase, translated to MTTSIRHESPQAAWDALVRGNNRFVTGAPAHPRQDIERREALAAKQKPFAAVFGCADSRLSAEIIFDVGLGDLFVVRNAGQVIAETIIGSLELSVEVLGVPLILVLGHDECGAIRATIDATEGTLRSEGEFIHNLVDRIRPTVTAANQAGKFEIDDITELHVQDTINELLTRSKLISDAVKAGKLAVVGANYKLALGEIHPIVIVGDIK
- a CDS encoding class II fumarate hydratase, yielding MEYRIEHDTMGEVKVPVNALYRAQTQRAVENFPISGTTLERAHIAALAQIKKAAAQANAKLGVLDGEIAKAIAAAADEVIQGKHDAEFPVDIFQTGSGTSSNMNMNEVLATLATKGLGKDVHPNDHVNASQSSNDVFPTSVHVAVTAALINDLLPSLDYLAKALEEKRELWKSVVKAGRTHLMDATPVTLGQEFGGYAAQIRYAIERVQSTIGRTAEVPLGGTAVGTGINTPKGFPQEVIRLLADETKLPITEARDHFEAQGARDGLVEASGALRVLAVSLTKINNDLRWMGSGPNAGLGELSIPDLQPGSSIMPGKVNPVIPEAVMMVCARVIGNDATVAWAGATGNFELNVAIPVMGNALLESIRLLSNSLRLLADKTIKGLEANEERARALAESSPSIVTPLNKYIGYEAAAKIAKHSVAKSITVREATIELGYVDGEKITMEQLDKALDVLSMTSPGL
- a CDS encoding prepilin peptidase translates to MNPESLLSIALASAGAIYLVSVAWPLSRIDIAEHRLPNRLVLPAFPISIVGQLAGSALSDQWLNLAVAAVAGATAFVIGLAANRWASLGMGDVKLISAIALAMGWFSFMGPLLAVALAFIIASLVVLVLIGLGRSSLKSSIALGPYLLVGFVLTQMLIWSTYLGGFSPNFFM
- a CDS encoding nuclear transport factor 2 family protein, which translates into the protein MNFEQADPAIKKLIADYFEVLHFQDMDLFDKVFHKNCVLYSAQGGELNIRPYDVYREAVANRTSPAELGNTRRDKVLMFDQISPTLALVKPQLEMFGGVMQDYLNIVFLDGQWWVMAKMWEKVGDAE
- a CDS encoding PhoH family protein produces the protein MPKSTTTASVSTAKTSAKKPPRASIGTKTYVLDTSVLLSDPRAIFKFKEQEVVIPIIVINELEKKRHDPEIGYYARQALRHLDDLRIEHERLDFPMEVGDGGLLRVELNHIDQTTLPKGFQLGDNDSRILAVAFNLASEGRDVTLVTKDLPLRVKASALGMAADEYRNDNAVDSGWTGIAELALSADEMSDLYDTELIKHKDVAAMPINTGLVISSERGHALGRVEKGGKVKLVRGDRDVFGVHGRSAEQRLAIDVLLDPEIGIVSLGGRAGTGKSAMALLAALEAVLERRQHKKIIVFRPIFAVGGQELGYLPGSESEKMNPWGQAIFDTLGPLVSKEVIDHIVDRGLLEILPLTHIRGRSLHDAFVIVDEAQSLERNTLLTVLSRIGQNAKVVLTHDVAQRDNLRVGRHDGVAAVIESLKNHELFAHITLQRSERSAIAALVTDLLDN
- a CDS encoding isoprenyl transferase — translated: MRNLIYRIYERSLERGLAPSDLPKHVAVMLDGNRRWAERRPGANAAHGHAAGANKIFDFLGWCDEIGIKVVTLYMLSTDNLAKRESKELADLLKIIGSVATEMAKRKRWKIRLVGDRASLPGELLAELESAETATAKLNKPEVNLAVGYGGRKEIADAMRSILKKHSDEGTTIEQLAELLDPDLITEHLYTGGQPDPDLIIRTSGEQRLSGFLLWQSSNSELYFEEALWPDFRKVDFLRAIRAFESRHRRFGA
- the trhA gene encoding PAQR family membrane homeostasis protein TrhA, which encodes MPISEGFRETPPEVKPTWRGWIHTGVLPLVIAGGIVLVVLANGIPAKIATAVFFASSLLLFGNSALYHRFNWSPKVKVTLKRIDHANIFLLIAGSYTPITWLALPQEKAILLMSIIWGSAILGICFRVFWLDAPRWLYVAIYIAMGWGAFVYVVDFMNANAPMMILILVGGLCYTLGAVVYALKKPNPIPGVFGFHEIFHSFTVLAFMCHWTAALLIALSPAAGSFGV
- a CDS encoding DUF4307 domain-containing protein yields the protein MTSESELLATRYGKTPSGGKASRNRIIALAVTLITLFLAWAIWVTIDGSTAVKSQVIGYEVIDAGQTSVRYSVESPSGPAICAIQALNQGYAVVGYKEVEVTASGEFETFVNTTELGVTGLVDKCWLK
- the greA gene encoding transcription elongation factor GreA gives rise to the protein MSETPEATWLTQEAYDRLASELEYLLTVARQDIAKKIQEAREEGDLKENGGYHAAKEEQGKIEARAARLENILANAVVGEARESNGVVEQGTVIKLTMNGSEMEFLLGSAEIAEGSDIEVYSPDSPIGTAIMGAKVGDTVSFFAPNGKEREIKILEVKNFLG
- the ilvA gene encoding threonine ammonia-lyase, which encodes MSTKVTQPTLAEFELAHENVMKVAIKTPILKSNFLSKFTGTEVFLKCENLQRTGAYKLRGAYNRMSKLSAAERKKGVVAASAGNHAQGVALAARKLGIKATIFMPIGASLPKLQATENYGAEVVLTGAVFGETLKAAQEYSAKKGAIFIPPFDHLDVIAGQGTVGLEIMEELADVDNIIVAIGGGGLAAGVATSAKLKAAARGRKIKIIGVQAKNASPYVQSLKLGRPIEQQITRTIADGIAVSKPGAIPFQLIKKNIDKVVTVSDDEIAKAIVVLLERSKMVVEPAGAVGVAAIMSGAVKLKGKTVVILSGGNIDPLLLQKVVGHGLAAAERYTSISVMLPDRPGMLVKTAEAIASAHGNVVEVLHTRHGKGLEISEVELKMSVETTGHDHRQRVLKALQDAGLKARIDEE